A region of uncultured Carboxylicivirga sp. DNA encodes the following proteins:
- a CDS encoding DUF4349 domain-containing protein — protein sequence MKTSLYILLFSALLTSCHQKPTTVLGFSGNGSEMADFALEEEIMPLTKQEAVNPQAPPMPQTEVESAVLQKEKKIIKDGRMGIKVANLETAKSKVDTLLLRWQGYYGNEALSNTNYQSSYDLTIRIPSRYFELFITALEKGGGEVEYKSIDARDVTTQFIDLETRLTNKQSYLKRYNELLKKANTVEEILKIEEKIRRIEEEIESTTGTLKYLSSQVDYSTLRLTLTQEKEYIYEPQKRDSFMERLKMSLSKGWFAFVDFLLFMIRLWPFWILLTGIIWIWKKFRLRKKKK from the coding sequence ATGAAAACCTCACTTTACATCCTTTTATTTTCAGCACTATTAACCTCTTGTCATCAGAAACCAACAACAGTTTTGGGCTTTTCTGGTAATGGGTCTGAAATGGCTGATTTTGCGTTAGAAGAAGAAATTATGCCGTTAACCAAACAAGAGGCAGTTAATCCACAGGCGCCACCTATGCCACAAACAGAAGTAGAAAGTGCTGTTCTGCAAAAGGAAAAGAAGATAATAAAAGATGGTCGCATGGGTATTAAGGTGGCAAACCTTGAAACGGCTAAAAGTAAAGTAGATACCTTGTTGCTACGCTGGCAAGGCTATTATGGTAATGAGGCCTTAAGTAATACCAACTATCAATCGTCGTATGATTTAACCATTCGTATTCCCAGCCGATATTTCGAATTGTTTATTACAGCATTGGAAAAAGGGGGAGGAGAAGTTGAGTATAAAAGCATAGATGCACGTGATGTTACTACCCAGTTTATAGACCTTGAAACTCGCCTGACAAATAAACAAAGCTATCTGAAACGATATAATGAGTTACTAAAAAAAGCCAATACGGTTGAGGAAATACTTAAGATTGAAGAAAAAATCCGACGCATCGAAGAAGAAATTGAAAGTACAACAGGTACCTTAAAATACTTAAGTAGTCAGGTTGATTACAGTACCCTTAGATTAACCCTGACACAGGAAAAAGAGTATATCTATGAGCCCCAAAAGCGCGATTCGTTTATGGAACGCTTAAAAATGTCGCTATCGAAAGGTTGGTTTGCCTTTGTTGATTTTCTGTTATTTATGATTCGTTTATGGCCTTTCTGGATTCTTCTGACTGGCATTATCTGGATATGGAAAAAATTTAGATTGAGAAAAAAGAAGAAATAG
- a CDS encoding N-acetylmuramoyl-L-alanine amidase, whose translation MSFKEKYTITQLLLTSGSKRRRGISMSPGVKFIVAHDTGNPKSTARNNRDYYERTRNEVSASAHIFVDDKEIIECIPALTSASPEKAWHVLYNVPNDNQLFGYNANDAAIGVEYCYGSNINADEAYRKYIWVMAKICHAYNLDPAKSIVGHCFLDPARKTDPVTGLLKSRRTYDQLLKDVVTEFNECVGKQIDEYKLVKEKGEVKTTSRLNIRAGKPTTKAPVHRTVDANTILTYTHYTLDGESVNGNSKWYKDEEGNYYWSGCVRNKKDEELLDLDSKSLSKELVTTISESPYYFKDFVNDDQNTLIRNFDLNQLLDVDEAIKRNDGDGVNVGIMDHPFEDIFEIFSDRVESILNGGDVQSFHGIQMASIIGAKYTSNPEYKSICSKCKLISLPVVIEGRKDPQFFIDVIDKILSQFEPGNIIINASLSVKKDDISLLESHFLKLSEKYIVIASAGQDNELLNDNEIQWPARLDNVLSVGSISKSFFEANPNPSFNSRLDILLPENRYPAFNYKVNPKYKSVAGDSSATAIITGLSTLLTNKYGNIGKSRLLELIKEQSVGYKEADLSVIKPIKPLL comes from the coding sequence ATGTCATTTAAAGAAAAATACACGATAACTCAATTGCTTTTAACTTCTGGTTCTAAAAGGCGAAGAGGAATTTCTATGTCGCCTGGAGTAAAGTTTATTGTAGCTCACGATACAGGAAACCCAAAATCGACAGCTCGAAATAATAGGGATTATTACGAAAGAACAAGAAATGAGGTAAGTGCATCGGCTCATATTTTTGTTGATGATAAAGAAATCATTGAATGCATACCCGCATTAACCTCGGCGAGCCCTGAAAAAGCCTGGCATGTACTTTATAATGTACCCAATGACAATCAACTCTTTGGTTATAATGCAAACGATGCTGCAATTGGAGTAGAATATTGTTACGGCTCAAATATTAATGCTGACGAAGCTTACCGTAAATATATTTGGGTGATGGCAAAAATATGTCACGCCTATAATTTAGATCCGGCTAAAAGCATTGTAGGACACTGTTTTTTAGATCCGGCAAGAAAAACCGACCCGGTAACCGGATTGTTGAAAAGCCGAAGAACATACGATCAGCTGTTAAAGGATGTTGTTACAGAGTTCAACGAATGCGTTGGAAAACAAATCGACGAATACAAGTTGGTTAAAGAGAAAGGAGAAGTTAAAACAACCAGCAGACTAAACATAAGGGCAGGAAAGCCAACAACAAAAGCACCTGTTCATCGCACTGTTGATGCCAATACAATTTTAACGTATACCCATTATACGTTAGATGGTGAATCGGTTAATGGAAATTCGAAGTGGTATAAAGATGAGGAGGGCAATTATTATTGGAGCGGATGTGTACGGAATAAGAAAGATGAAGAATTGTTAGATTTAGATAGTAAATCACTTTCAAAAGAATTAGTAACTACTATTTCAGAATCTCCTTATTATTTTAAAGATTTTGTTAATGATGATCAAAATACCTTGATCAGAAATTTTGATCTTAATCAATTATTAGATGTTGATGAAGCAATTAAAAGAAACGATGGAGATGGGGTTAACGTTGGTATTATGGATCATCCGTTTGAAGATATATTTGAAATTTTTTCGGACAGAGTAGAATCAATATTAAATGGTGGAGATGTTCAATCATTTCATGGAATTCAAATGGCAAGTATAATTGGTGCGAAGTATACATCTAATCCTGAATACAAATCTATTTGCTCTAAATGTAAATTAATTAGCCTTCCGGTCGTAATAGAAGGAAGGAAAGATCCACAATTCTTTATAGATGTAATAGATAAAATCCTTAGTCAATTTGAACCAGGTAATATTATTATAAATGCAAGTTTATCAGTGAAGAAGGATGATATCTCGCTTTTAGAGTCTCATTTCCTTAAGCTTTCTGAGAAATACATAGTCATTGCATCTGCAGGACAAGATAATGAGCTATTGAATGATAATGAAATTCAATGGCCTGCCCGTTTAGATAATGTTTTATCTGTCGGATCAATATCAAAAAGTTTTTTTGAAGCTAATCCGAATCCTTCCTTTAATTCAAGGTTGGATATACTCTTGCCTGAAAATAGATATCCAGCTTTTAATTATAAAGTTAATCCAAAGTATAAATCCGTTGCAGGTGATAGTTCAGCAACTGCAATAATTACAGGTTTATCAACTCTGTTGACAAATAAATACGGAAATATTGGAAAAAGTAGATTGTTAGAATTAATTAAAGAACAGTCGGTTGGTTATAAAGAAGCTGATTTGTCGGTAATAAAACCTATTAAGCCATTATTATGA
- a CDS encoding zinc dependent phospholipase C family protein yields MKKYMHAWLSLKAVEVLESNLAKVSAARRKSMEAFLKFINQYPDTFVRGAWFPDFPISDNIQGGHTWKYVLDESNGKEVFYRPPAHNFCLSHVQGELTKKVRLITSMSDLPDRCEALSQSIRDMIKITNSLDRGDIAAFNDTQIAIMFLMLSHYVADAHMPMHCDARDFFKPSYIHPDIEDYWQKEVLKYYKVNKKLEQFDMDENQKLQVNADRKGYDSSIIKKCNDLLENNSWDKINTTSNDWYALLGTSNKNVWDYLVSVCLVSFHMSLKLVPLDQPDGIDYDMVRIKDEPMLFDPLERFSPEIIADAINSIALVWLATWERWELIKN; encoded by the coding sequence ATGAAAAAATATATGCACGCATGGTTAAGTCTTAAGGCAGTTGAAGTTCTTGAAAGTAATCTCGCGAAGGTTTCGGCTGCAAGAAGAAAAAGTATGGAAGCTTTTCTGAAGTTTATTAACCAATATCCCGACACATTTGTAAGAGGTGCCTGGTTTCCCGATTTTCCCATAAGCGATAATATTCAAGGTGGTCATACCTGGAAATATGTTTTGGATGAGAGCAACGGTAAAGAGGTTTTCTACCGACCACCGGCTCATAATTTTTGTTTGTCGCATGTACAGGGCGAGTTAACCAAAAAAGTGAGGCTGATAACATCAATGAGCGACTTGCCTGATAGGTGCGAAGCATTGAGTCAATCAATACGTGATATGATTAAGATAACCAACTCGCTTGACAGAGGCGATATTGCTGCCTTTAATGATACCCAGATAGCGATTATGTTTCTAATGCTTTCGCATTATGTTGCTGATGCCCATATGCCCATGCATTGCGATGCTAGAGATTTTTTCAAGCCTTCATATATCCATCCTGATATTGAGGATTACTGGCAAAAAGAGGTATTAAAATATTACAAAGTAAATAAGAAGCTGGAGCAGTTTGATATGGATGAGAACCAGAAACTGCAGGTGAATGCAGATCGAAAGGGTTATGATTCTTCTATCATAAAGAAGTGCAACGATTTATTAGAAAATAATTCTTGGGATAAGATTAATACAACCTCAAATGATTGGTATGCATTATTGGGCACATCAAATAAAAATGTATGGGATTATTTGGTGTCGGTGTGTTTAGTTTCATTTCATATGTCGTTAAAGCTGGTTCCACTAGACCAGCCTGACGGCATTGATTACGATATGGTGCGCATTAAAGACGAGCCTATGTTATTTGATCCTCTTGAAAGATTTTCGCCAGAGATAATAGCCGATGCCATTAACTCCATTGCCCTCGTATGGCTGGCAACCTGGGAACGGTGGGAGTTGATAAAGAATTGA
- a CDS encoding LamG-like jellyroll fold domain-containing protein, whose protein sequence is MKKSIDTHLILTLFVIFLSGNLYSQGFKHPGLLHTNTDFERIKAQLAAGEESVVAGYINLTNNEWSQSDVTTWPVETIKRGIAGDENYINAARGAHAAYLNALRWKISGDIAHADRAVFILNSWASVTTALGGNSNVSLASGLYGYEFANAAELMRDYDGWDPDDFKKFQLWMQTVWYPYCYDFLIRRHGTWEAGTPGHYWSNWGLCNVLAVMSIGILCDDEFIYNQGVAFYKYDKVGTYTENRTSPIDNDGLTEFIGNLVPIIHEDARGPFGYVGQMQESGRDQGHATMALGLAVDICQTAWNQGDDLFGYMDNRLLAGLEYVAAYNTGTDDMPWTEYWYHDVRTSYEDSWKQTAPSETARGQFRPYWDRVLGHFEGEKGIILNYAHGMADMVVADDGAYGGTSGGYDHLGFTTLTCTRPAISFGEGPLTLSASILSGGITYNQAELNNVTQGSTIKLIPLLPDTVSNSGNWLWSTGSTSKDLEMTVDSSGIYRVIYTNENGIESTQLFSISMYGDCLPDQYHYTITTDDKMVNDTVLIADQHSRVLLTVASSSWRSNFLWDNDETGGSREVMVEKADTVFSVTGTNMGGAESVINFHIKVNPIGPAYKVGEGDLIYRNRVVVVAGQSVTLMPELKQGIEGGTWNWSSGETTKDLLLENIQQEGEKTVSYSIDGNNYLLTYNIVLVTMENSYSNYPMDEVNGSMVADVWSGLDGEVNSCTTTSIGANNNALFFDGGSTSFTQLPNNITETLNNYTISVWIKPDALDTWSRVWDFGVNTSYNMFFTPKSGDGYARFAIKAGGSEQQITTTSTIQGDMWTHIAVTQSGTTAKLYINGLLAGSNSAMTIHPSDLGYSTQNYLGKSQYDDPMYTGILDELRIYSEALSQTQVVEVMESVKPFYPAYSLDGGELVRDSVVSVMAGQTLELVPTLKPGMVMTGGSWQWSDGSSTQNYLIENIQESTELEVTYTYKGVAIKQGYIINMAQDVTTLYLDNPGFDINCNYTEASGAGNNLAPGNGAVEVIEGWQRIQNGEWAAASTYEFGYLGTFNGVGIPSSGYNGDLGDGAGALGLSAGWTASVIYYQDISLPAGTYQLTYHAYNANIAATKGECLVAWVPNNGVSVMSSKTDFTSGVWEAETLSFTVEEETSGKIQVGMQSENAGTGDHAKLFFDYVNLKQFDDTQTGIVAEGKNGTGVNIYPTVSSGNFILRTSGESALVTIYNLAGNIVQQWTNSDTEAEFTLPKPQMYIVKVSTISASEIFKIIKK, encoded by the coding sequence ATGAAAAAATCTATCGACACTCACCTTATTTTAACCCTCTTTGTAATTTTTTTATCGGGTAATCTGTATTCCCAGGGATTTAAACACCCGGGGTTGTTGCATACAAACACTGATTTTGAAAGAATAAAAGCACAACTGGCAGCAGGTGAAGAATCTGTTGTAGCCGGCTATATTAATTTAACAAATAATGAATGGTCGCAGTCAGATGTGACAACCTGGCCTGTTGAAACTATTAAACGAGGTATTGCAGGAGATGAAAACTACATCAATGCTGCTCGTGGGGCTCATGCTGCCTATCTGAACGCCCTCCGATGGAAAATAAGTGGTGATATAGCTCATGCCGATAGAGCCGTTTTTATACTTAATAGTTGGGCAAGCGTGACAACAGCACTTGGAGGTAATTCAAATGTTTCTTTGGCATCTGGATTATACGGATACGAATTTGCCAATGCAGCAGAATTAATGCGCGATTATGATGGATGGGATCCGGATGATTTTAAAAAATTTCAGCTCTGGATGCAAACCGTATGGTATCCCTATTGCTATGATTTTCTGATCAGACGACATGGTACCTGGGAAGCCGGAACACCCGGGCATTACTGGTCGAACTGGGGATTGTGCAATGTACTGGCTGTTATGAGTATTGGAATCTTGTGCGATGATGAATTTATCTATAACCAGGGAGTAGCTTTTTATAAGTACGATAAAGTTGGCACCTATACCGAAAATCGAACATCACCCATCGATAATGACGGATTAACAGAGTTTATAGGTAACCTGGTTCCCATCATTCATGAAGATGCAAGAGGGCCCTTTGGTTATGTAGGTCAGATGCAGGAGTCAGGAAGAGATCAGGGCCACGCTACTATGGCATTAGGTTTGGCAGTTGATATATGTCAGACAGCCTGGAATCAGGGAGATGATTTGTTCGGTTATATGGATAACCGTTTATTGGCCGGACTTGAATATGTTGCTGCTTATAACACTGGTACAGATGATATGCCCTGGACAGAGTACTGGTATCATGATGTAAGAACATCTTATGAAGATTCGTGGAAACAAACAGCACCTAGCGAAACGGCTAGAGGTCAGTTCAGACCCTACTGGGATCGAGTATTGGGACACTTTGAGGGGGAGAAAGGAATCATCCTGAATTATGCTCATGGTATGGCTGATATGGTGGTGGCTGATGACGGGGCTTATGGCGGTACCAGTGGAGGTTATGATCATTTGGGCTTTACAACCTTAACCTGTACCCGTCCGGCAATATCATTCGGTGAAGGTCCCTTAACATTAAGTGCATCAATCCTGAGCGGTGGAATAACCTATAATCAGGCAGAACTTAACAATGTTACACAAGGAAGTACAATAAAATTAATTCCGTTACTGCCTGATACGGTAAGTAATTCGGGTAACTGGTTATGGAGTACTGGAAGTACTTCAAAAGATTTGGAGATGACAGTTGATAGCAGTGGGATTTACCGGGTTATTTATACAAATGAAAACGGTATTGAGAGTACACAGCTATTCAGTATATCGATGTATGGTGATTGCTTGCCCGATCAATATCATTACACAATAACAACGGATGATAAAATGGTTAATGATACGGTTTTGATTGCAGATCAGCATTCGAGAGTACTTCTTACTGTAGCTTCTTCTTCGTGGCGCTCCAATTTTTTATGGGATAATGATGAGACAGGAGGAAGCCGAGAAGTGATGGTTGAAAAAGCTGATACAGTTTTCTCAGTTACAGGAACTAATATGGGAGGGGCTGAATCAGTTATTAATTTTCATATTAAAGTAAACCCAATTGGCCCAGCATATAAAGTGGGTGAAGGGGATTTGATTTATCGCAATAGAGTTGTTGTGGTTGCAGGACAATCAGTCACTTTAATGCCGGAGTTAAAGCAGGGAATAGAAGGGGGAACCTGGAACTGGAGTAGCGGTGAAACAACAAAGGATCTCTTGCTCGAAAACATACAGCAAGAAGGTGAAAAGACAGTATCCTATTCGATTGACGGAAACAATTATTTGCTAACCTATAACATTGTGCTGGTTACGATGGAAAATTCATACTCCAACTATCCCATGGATGAGGTGAATGGAAGCATGGTAGCTGATGTATGGTCGGGATTAGACGGAGAGGTTAACTCATGCACAACTACATCCATTGGAGCAAACAATAATGCCCTGTTTTTTGATGGAGGTTCAACATCCTTTACTCAACTACCCAATAATATTACCGAAACACTAAATAATTACACAATTTCAGTTTGGATTAAGCCAGATGCATTAGATACCTGGTCTCGCGTATGGGATTTTGGGGTTAATACTTCGTACAACATGTTTTTTACTCCAAAGTCAGGTGACGGTTATGCCCGTTTTGCCATCAAAGCAGGTGGAAGTGAACAACAAATTACAACAACATCTACGATACAAGGTGACATGTGGACACACATTGCGGTGACTCAATCGGGCACCACAGCAAAATTGTATATCAATGGTTTGTTGGCTGGAAGCAATTCTGCCATGACTATTCATCCTTCAGATTTGGGTTACAGTACTCAGAATTATTTGGGAAAGTCGCAATACGATGATCCGATGTATACAGGTATCTTGGATGAGCTGAGAATATACAGTGAGGCATTAAGTCAAACACAAGTGGTTGAGGTGATGGAATCAGTAAAACCCTTTTATCCTGCATATTCATTAGATGGAGGTGAGTTGGTGCGCGACAGTGTTGTTTCCGTGATGGCAGGCCAAACCCTTGAACTTGTTCCAACACTTAAACCGGGCATGGTAATGACAGGTGGAAGCTGGCAATGGTCTGATGGTAGTAGCACTCAGAATTATCTGATCGAAAACATTCAGGAATCAACCGAACTTGAAGTGACCTATACCTATAAAGGGGTAGCTATTAAGCAAGGATATATAATCAATATGGCGCAGGATGTTACAACCTTGTATCTTGATAATCCCGGATTTGATATTAATTGTAATTATACTGAAGCAAGTGGAGCTGGCAATAATCTGGCTCCGGGGAACGGAGCTGTTGAGGTAATTGAAGGATGGCAAAGGATTCAGAATGGAGAGTGGGCTGCTGCATCGACCTACGAATTTGGTTATCTGGGAACTTTTAATGGAGTAGGTATACCATCATCTGGCTATAATGGGGACCTTGGCGACGGCGCAGGAGCATTGGGTTTATCTGCCGGTTGGACAGCTTCGGTAATTTATTATCAGGATATTTCTTTACCTGCAGGTACTTATCAGCTTACATACCATGCCTACAATGCCAATATAGCCGCAACTAAGGGAGAGTGTCTGGTAGCATGGGTTCCCAATAATGGAGTGTCAGTAATGTCATCGAAAACAGACTTTACATCTGGCGTTTGGGAGGCGGAGACATTATCCTTTACAGTTGAAGAAGAAACATCCGGTAAGATTCAGGTGGGAATGCAGTCGGAGAATGCAGGTACTGGTGATCATGCTAAGTTATTCTTCGACTATGTGAATTTGAAACAGTTTGATGATACTCAAACCGGAATTGTTGCAGAAGGAAAGAATGGAACGGGCGTAAATATCTATCCAACTGTGTCGTCGGGTAATTTTATCTTAAGAACTTCTGGAGAATCCGCTTTAGTAACTATTTATAATCTTGCTGGAAATATTGTTCAGCAATGGACAAACTCTGATACCGAAGCCGAATTTACCTTGCCTAAGCCGCAAATGTATATTGTGAAAGTAAGCACAATATCAGCCTCTGAGATATTTAAGATTATTAAAAAATAA
- a CDS encoding LytTR family DNA-binding domain-containing protein: MMNSSLIIECSHQLRKVHLTEIYHLFYIDGVITIELNNGEKLMCCIALKELEDKLSASFVRINRNTIINILFLVAYFKNTQKVTMENGRSFTVSRRNVPLLINRMREHYPMVK; this comes from the coding sequence ATGATGAATAGTAGTTTAATAATAGAATGTTCGCACCAGTTGCGTAAGGTTCATTTAACCGAAATCTACCATTTGTTTTATATTGATGGGGTCATTACCATTGAATTAAATAATGGAGAAAAACTTATGTGCTGTATTGCATTGAAAGAATTGGAAGACAAACTTTCTGCATCTTTTGTGCGAATAAACCGAAACACTATTATTAATATTCTCTTTTTAGTGGCCTATTTCAAGAATACTCAAAAGGTAACAATGGAAAATGGACGTTCTTTTACGGTATCGCGCCGGAATGTTCCTTTATTGATTAATCGAATGAGAGAGCATTATCCGATGGTGAAATAA
- a CDS encoding S9 family peptidase — protein sequence MKKHPFFIVSMMVTLLMIGCTTSPKQENKAPIIPLEDFFKNPDQTSFQISPDGKYFSYKAPYENRMNVFVQEIGKDSATQITFETDRDVAGYFWANETRILFVKDDGGNENYKLYGVDLDGSNAVCFTDFENVRTGIIDDLRDIPDEVIISMNKRNPQVFDPYRLNIVTGEMQMLYENPGNISGWITDHDGKLRAAIAVTDMINQSLLYRDSEEDEFKNILTTSFKETLNPLFFTFDNKMLYASSNVGRDKAEIVIFDPATAKETEVLFSHPEVDVEGLNYSEKRKVITTATYVTDMQGRHFFDEQTKKLFERLESELKGYEVFITSSNKEEDKFLIRTYSDRSLGAYYFYDMASDELKHLTDVSPWLDENQMAKMKPVKYTSRDGLTIHGYLTLPVGVEAKNLPVVINPHGGPWARDTWGFNPEVQFLANRGYAVLQMNFRGSTGYGREFWESSFKQWGKTMQDDITDGVKWLIDQGIADKERVAIYGGSYGGYATLAGLTFTPDLYKCGVDYVGVSNMFTFMNTIPPYWEPYREMFYEMVGDPVKDSLMLAEVSPVMHADKITAALFVAQGANDPRVNKDESDQMVAAMKERGIDVEYMVKDNEGHGFRNEENRFDFYNAMEKFLAKHLNNEPVEE from the coding sequence ATGAAAAAACACCCCTTCTTTATTGTATCGATGATGGTTACCCTGTTAATGATTGGTTGTACCACATCACCCAAACAAGAGAACAAAGCTCCCATCATTCCATTAGAAGATTTTTTTAAAAACCCTGATCAAACAAGCTTCCAGATTTCTCCTGATGGAAAGTATTTCTCCTACAAAGCTCCTTATGAAAACCGAATGAATGTTTTCGTTCAGGAGATTGGAAAAGACAGTGCAACTCAAATAACTTTTGAAACCGACAGAGATGTAGCCGGTTATTTCTGGGCAAACGAAACTCGCATTCTTTTTGTAAAAGACGACGGCGGTAACGAAAACTATAAATTGTACGGCGTTGATTTAGATGGTTCCAATGCTGTTTGTTTTACTGATTTTGAGAATGTAAGAACCGGTATTATAGATGATTTACGGGATATTCCGGATGAAGTAATTATCAGTATGAACAAACGCAATCCTCAGGTTTTTGATCCTTACCGACTCAATATCGTGACCGGAGAAATGCAGATGCTTTATGAAAACCCTGGTAATATATCCGGCTGGATCACCGACCACGATGGCAAATTAAGAGCCGCCATTGCTGTAACCGATATGATCAACCAGAGTTTACTCTATCGTGACAGTGAAGAGGATGAGTTTAAAAACATATTAACAACCTCTTTTAAAGAAACGCTGAATCCATTGTTTTTTACCTTCGATAACAAAATGCTTTATGCCTCTTCAAATGTTGGACGCGATAAAGCAGAGATTGTGATTTTTGATCCAGCCACAGCTAAAGAAACAGAAGTACTGTTCAGTCATCCGGAGGTGGATGTGGAGGGATTAAACTATTCTGAAAAAAGGAAAGTTATCACCACTGCCACTTATGTAACCGATATGCAAGGTCGTCACTTCTTTGATGAGCAAACCAAAAAACTTTTTGAAAGACTCGAAAGTGAATTAAAAGGCTACGAAGTTTTTATCACAAGCTCTAATAAAGAAGAAGATAAATTTTTGATTCGCACCTACAGCGATCGTTCTTTGGGAGCCTATTATTTCTATGACATGGCTAGTGATGAACTTAAGCATTTAACAGACGTAAGCCCTTGGTTGGATGAAAACCAAATGGCTAAAATGAAACCTGTTAAATACACTTCTCGCGACGGCTTAACTATACACGGATACCTGACTTTACCGGTTGGAGTGGAAGCTAAAAATCTACCTGTTGTGATTAACCCTCATGGTGGACCATGGGCTCGCGATACCTGGGGCTTTAATCCCGAAGTTCAGTTTCTGGCAAACAGAGGATATGCTGTGCTTCAGATGAATTTCAGAGGATCAACAGGTTATGGCCGTGAATTCTGGGAATCATCATTTAAACAATGGGGAAAAACGATGCAGGATGATATCACAGATGGTGTTAAATGGCTGATCGATCAGGGCATTGCCGATAAAGAGCGTGTTGCCATTTATGGCGGTAGCTATGGCGGTTATGCCACTTTAGCCGGACTAACCTTTACACCAGATTTATACAAGTGTGGAGTTGATTATGTAGGTGTAAGTAACATGTTCACATTTATGAATACCATACCTCCATACTGGGAACCATACCGCGAAATGTTTTACGAAATGGTTGGCGATCCTGTTAAAGACAGTCTGATGCTGGCCGAAGTATCACCCGTAATGCATGCAGATAAAATTACAGCTGCTCTTTTCGTAGCTCAGGGTGCCAACGATCCACGTGTCAATAAAGACGAATCGGATCAAATGGTGGCAGCCATGAAAGAGCGCGGTATTGATGTGGAATATATGGTAAAAGATAATGAAGGTCATGGTTTCCGCAACGAAGAAAACCGTTTCGACTTTTACAATGCCATGGAAAAATTCCTGGCCAAACATTTAAATAATGAGCCGGTAGAAGAATAA